The Thermococcus thermotolerans genome contains a region encoding:
- a CDS encoding CDC48 family AAA ATPase produces MAEKREVKLKVASAYQRDVGRGIVRIDRKAMREIGVQSGDIIEIIGTKNTAAVVWPAYPEDEGLSIIRMDGTIRKNAGVGLGDEVTVRKAEVKEAKKVIVAPTEPIRFGHDFVEWFHSRLVGRPVVRGDYIKVGILGQELTFVVTATTPAGIVQITEFTEFQVSEKPVKEVSKTAALGVTYEDIGGLKDVIQKVREMIELPLKHPEIFEKLGIEPPKGVLLYGPPGTGKTLLAKAVANEANAHFIAINGPEIMSKYYGESEERLREVFKEAEENAPAIIFIDEIDAIAPKREETHGEVEKRVVSQLLTLMDGLKSRGKVIVIAATNRPDAIDPALRRPGRFDRELEVGVPDKTGRKEILQIHTRGMPIEPEFRKGRVIEILEELERNDAYRESAERALMKVKNARDEEIPEILKEVDEKLYDEVKARLIDALLEELAEVTHGFVGADLAALAREAAMAALRRLIKEGKIDFEAEHIPKEVLEELRVTRKDFYEALKMVEPSALREVLLEVPNIRWDDIGGLEEVKEELKEAVEWPLKYPEAFMGLGITPPKGILLYGPPGTGKTLLAKAVANESEANFIAIKGPEVLSKWVGESEKNIREIFRKARQAAPTVIFIDEIDAIAPRRGTDVNRVTDRLINQLLTEMDGIQENSGVVVIGATNRPDIIDPALLRPGRFDRLILVPAPDEKARLEIFKVHTRKVPLAEDVSLEELAKRTEGYTGADIEAVVREAAMLAMRRALQEGIIRPGMKADEIRQRVKVTMKDFEEAMKKIGPSVSEETMEYYRKIQEQFKQARG; encoded by the coding sequence ATGGCCGAAAAGAGGGAGGTCAAGCTCAAGGTTGCCTCTGCCTATCAGCGTGACGTTGGCAGGGGAATAGTTAGGATAGACCGCAAAGCCATGCGCGAGATCGGTGTCCAGAGCGGTGACATCATCGAGATAATCGGAACCAAGAACACCGCCGCCGTCGTCTGGCCGGCCTATCCGGAGGACGAGGGACTGAGCATCATCAGAATGGACGGAACCATAAGGAAGAACGCCGGCGTCGGCCTCGGCGACGAGGTTACCGTGAGGAAGGCCGAGGTCAAGGAGGCAAAAAAGGTCATCGTTGCACCAACCGAGCCCATACGCTTCGGCCACGACTTCGTTGAGTGGTTCCACAGCAGGCTCGTCGGCAGGCCAGTCGTCAGGGGCGACTACATCAAGGTCGGCATACTCGGCCAGGAGCTGACCTTCGTGGTCACCGCGACGACTCCAGCGGGGATAGTCCAGATAACCGAGTTCACCGAGTTCCAGGTCAGCGAGAAACCCGTTAAGGAGGTATCCAAGACGGCGGCACTCGGCGTAACCTACGAGGACATCGGCGGCCTCAAGGACGTCATCCAGAAGGTCAGGGAGATGATAGAGCTCCCGCTCAAGCACCCGGAGATATTCGAGAAGCTCGGCATCGAGCCTCCAAAGGGCGTGCTCCTCTACGGTCCGCCGGGAACCGGTAAGACCCTCCTTGCAAAGGCGGTAGCGAACGAGGCCAACGCGCACTTCATAGCCATCAACGGGCCGGAGATAATGAGCAAGTACTACGGCGAGAGCGAGGAGCGCCTTAGGGAGGTCTTCAAGGAGGCCGAAGAGAACGCGCCTGCGATAATCTTCATAGACGAGATCGACGCGATAGCGCCCAAGAGGGAAGAGACCCACGGCGAGGTCGAAAAACGTGTCGTCAGCCAGCTGCTCACGCTCATGGACGGTCTCAAGAGCCGCGGAAAGGTCATAGTTATCGCCGCCACCAACAGGCCGGACGCCATAGACCCGGCACTGAGGAGGCCCGGAAGGTTCGACCGCGAGCTTGAGGTTGGGGTTCCCGACAAGACCGGCAGGAAGGAGATACTCCAGATACACACCAGGGGAATGCCCATCGAGCCCGAGTTCAGAAAGGGCAGGGTCATCGAGATACTGGAGGAGCTGGAGAGAAACGACGCCTACCGCGAGAGCGCCGAGAGGGCCCTGATGAAGGTCAAAAACGCGAGGGACGAAGAGATTCCGGAGATACTCAAGGAGGTAGACGAGAAGCTCTACGACGAGGTCAAGGCCAGGCTTATCGATGCCCTGCTGGAAGAGCTGGCTGAGGTCACCCACGGCTTCGTCGGTGCGGACTTAGCCGCTCTCGCGAGAGAGGCAGCAATGGCCGCTCTGAGGAGGCTCATTAAGGAGGGCAAGATAGACTTTGAGGCTGAGCACATACCCAAGGAGGTCCTTGAGGAGCTCAGGGTCACCAGGAAGGACTTCTACGAGGCCCTCAAGATGGTCGAGCCGTCGGCTCTGAGAGAGGTGCTCCTTGAGGTTCCGAACATCCGCTGGGACGACATAGGCGGACTGGAGGAGGTCAAGGAGGAGCTCAAAGAGGCCGTCGAGTGGCCGCTCAAGTACCCCGAGGCATTCATGGGACTCGGAATCACCCCGCCAAAGGGGATACTCCTCTATGGTCCGCCTGGAACGGGCAAGACGCTATTGGCGAAGGCCGTTGCCAACGAGAGCGAGGCGAACTTCATTGCCATCAAAGGCCCGGAGGTGCTCAGCAAGTGGGTTGGAGAAAGCGAGAAGAACATCAGGGAGATATTCAGAAAGGCGAGGCAGGCGGCTCCGACGGTGATATTCATAGATGAGATTGATGCCATCGCTCCGCGCAGGGGAACCGATGTCAACCGCGTCACCGACAGGCTCATCAACCAGCTACTCACCGAGATGGACGGAATCCAGGAGAACAGCGGCGTTGTGGTTATAGGAGCGACCAACAGGCCTGACATAATAGACCCGGCGCTCCTCAGGCCAGGAAGGTTTGACAGGCTCATACTTGTCCCAGCGCCGGACGAGAAGGCCAGACTGGAGATATTCAAGGTCCACACCAGGAAGGTTCCGCTGGCAGAGGATGTCAGCCTCGAAGAGCTTGCCAAGAGAACCGAAGGCTACACCGGTGCGGACATCGAGGCGGTAGTGAGAGAGGCCGCTATGCTGGCCATGAGGAGAGCGCTCCAGGAGGGTATCATAAGGCCCGGCATGAAGGCCGACGAGATAAGACAGAGGGTCAAGGTGACGATGAAGGACTTCGAGGAGGCCATGAAGAAGATAGGCCCCAGCGTTAGCGAGGAGACCATGGAGTACTACAGGAAGATACAGGAGCAGTTCAAGCAGGCAAGGGGTTGA
- a CDS encoding Hsp20/alpha crystallin family protein, producing the protein MVWRRDRYWDPFDLMREIQEEIDAIFRDIMRGPRLWKAEPERYEFVSETWREPFVDIFDRGDRFVITVELPGVRKEDIKLRVTEDTVYLEAQVRREKELETEGAIRIERYYSGYRRVIRLPEEVIPEKTKARYNNGVLEIEIPKKKPSKGEGEGFEVKIE; encoded by the coding sequence GTGGTCTGGAGGAGGGACCGCTACTGGGACCCCTTCGACCTGATGAGGGAGATTCAGGAGGAGATCGACGCCATCTTCAGGGACATCATGCGCGGCCCGAGGCTCTGGAAGGCCGAGCCAGAGCGCTACGAGTTCGTCAGCGAGACCTGGCGCGAGCCCTTCGTGGACATATTCGACCGCGGTGACAGGTTCGTCATAACCGTCGAGCTCCCCGGCGTCAGAAAGGAGGACATCAAGCTCCGCGTTACCGAAGACACCGTCTACCTCGAAGCCCAGGTGAGGCGCGAGAAGGAGCTTGAGACTGAGGGAGCAATAAGGATTGAGCGCTACTACAGCGGCTACAGAAGGGTCATCAGACTGCCAGAAGAGGTCATTCCAGAGAAGACCAAGGCACGCTACAACAACGGTGTCCTTGAGATAGAGATACCCAAGAAGAAGCCGAGCAAGGGCGAGGGTGAGGGCTTCGAGGTTAAGATCGAGTGA
- a CDS encoding MBL fold metallo-hydrolase yields MIIGNVGLDSSARFAFQSHAHTDHFVSGEIIFATRATKFLSHLRKGGFYREIEFGKRFYLGDFKAKLYPAGHMLGSAGIKLWLENGTLFYTGDTKWFKLRTAEKSRFPRADFLIIEATFGVPYFTFPTPREAEKKLIAFVEEALERGKRPVLYVNQTGKAQEVMKILDLHGYTVKASREMVKVARVYSKFGLSFGNVSADGEVVLRSYRSPRVENSLSPWELTVSGFGELKLSNHADFWELMRIVERVKPERVFTVYGFAEEFARILRGLGYDARPVSQNSVLEPMGMMTKT; encoded by the coding sequence ATGATAATAGGTAACGTCGGCCTCGACAGCTCGGCTCGCTTCGCCTTCCAGAGCCACGCCCACACCGACCACTTCGTCAGCGGGGAGATTATATTCGCCACCAGGGCGACCAAGTTCCTCAGCCACCTCAGGAAGGGCGGCTTTTACAGGGAAATCGAGTTCGGAAAGAGATTCTACCTCGGCGATTTCAAGGCGAAGCTCTATCCAGCGGGCCATATGCTTGGCTCGGCCGGGATAAAGCTGTGGCTCGAAAACGGAACGCTGTTCTACACCGGCGACACCAAGTGGTTCAAGCTCAGAACGGCTGAAAAGAGCCGCTTTCCGAGGGCAGATTTCCTGATAATCGAGGCCACCTTCGGCGTTCCGTACTTTACGTTTCCAACACCGAGGGAGGCCGAGAAGAAGCTGATAGCCTTCGTCGAGGAGGCCCTTGAGAGGGGTAAAAGGCCGGTTCTCTACGTCAACCAGACCGGAAAAGCCCAGGAGGTCATGAAGATACTCGACCTTCACGGCTACACCGTCAAAGCATCGAGAGAGATGGTCAAGGTGGCGCGCGTTTATTCGAAGTTCGGCCTCTCCTTCGGCAACGTCTCGGCCGACGGCGAGGTCGTCCTGCGCTCCTACCGCTCGCCCCGGGTTGAGAACTCCCTATCCCCCTGGGAGCTTACGGTTTCCGGTTTTGGAGAGCTTAAACTCAGCAACCATGCCGATTTCTGGGAGCTGATGAGGATCGTGGAGAGGGTAAAGCCGGAGAGGGTTTTCACAGTTTACGGCTTCGCCGAGGAGTTCGCCAGGATTCTCAGGGGACTCGGCTACGATGCCCGGCCCGTGTCCCAGAATTCTGTCCTGGAGCCGATGGGCATGATGACAAAAACCTAA
- a CDS encoding acyl-CoA mutase large subunit family protein, translating to MTFDKEKLAKIREEEKRWDETTVKKFIEKRPERKERFMTDDGFEIKRIYTPADLGEDWDYLEKLGFPGEYPFTRGVYATMYRGRFWTMRQYAGFGTAEESNRRYKYLLEQGQTGLSVAFDLPTQIGYDSDHPMSEGEVGKVGVAIDSLWDMRVLFDGIPLDRVSTSMTINSTAANLLAMYILVAEEQGVQPHQLRGTVQNDILKEYIARGTYIFPPQPSMRLTTDIIMYCAEHVPKWNPISISGYHIREAGANAVQEVAFTLADGIEYVKAVIDRGMDVDKFAGRLSFFFNAHNNFLEEIAKFRAARRLWAYIMKEWFNAKNPRSMLLRFHTQTAGSTLTAQQPENNIVRVAIQALAAVLGGTQSLHTNSYDEALSLPTEKSVRIALRTQQIIAYESGVVDTIDPLGGSYYIEWLTDHIYEEALKYIEKIQKMGGMMRAIERGYIQKEIAESAYKYQKEVEEKKRIIVGVNEFIVDEPLDVEILKVDPSIREKQIERLKKLRSERDSKKVEEALDKLRRAAETEDENLMPYIIEAHRHLATLGEVTDVLREVWGEYRAPLIF from the coding sequence ATGACTTTCGATAAGGAGAAGCTCGCGAAGATTAGGGAGGAGGAAAAGCGCTGGGACGAAACGACGGTTAAAAAGTTCATCGAGAAGAGGCCCGAGAGGAAGGAGAGGTTCATGACCGATGACGGTTTTGAGATAAAGAGGATTTACACCCCCGCTGACCTTGGGGAAGACTGGGACTATCTGGAAAAGCTCGGCTTCCCTGGCGAGTACCCGTTCACCCGTGGCGTCTATGCGACCATGTACCGCGGAAGGTTCTGGACGATGAGGCAGTATGCCGGTTTTGGAACTGCTGAGGAGTCTAACAGGCGCTACAAGTACCTCTTAGAGCAGGGACAGACCGGTCTGAGTGTCGCCTTCGACCTGCCGACCCAGATAGGCTACGACTCCGACCACCCGATGAGCGAGGGTGAAGTAGGAAAGGTCGGCGTTGCCATCGACTCTCTCTGGGACATGCGCGTCCTCTTCGACGGAATCCCGCTCGACAGGGTTTCCACTTCGATGACCATAAACTCGACCGCGGCAAACCTTCTCGCGATGTACATCCTCGTGGCTGAAGAGCAGGGCGTCCAGCCCCACCAGCTCCGCGGGACGGTCCAGAACGACATCTTGAAGGAGTACATCGCGCGCGGTACTTACATCTTCCCGCCGCAGCCGAGTATGCGCCTCACGACCGACATCATCATGTACTGCGCCGAGCACGTGCCGAAGTGGAACCCGATTTCGATAAGCGGCTATCACATCCGCGAGGCTGGAGCAAACGCGGTTCAGGAGGTCGCGTTCACTTTGGCGGACGGTATCGAGTACGTCAAGGCCGTCATAGACAGGGGCATGGACGTTGACAAGTTCGCCGGAAGGCTGAGCTTCTTCTTCAACGCCCACAACAACTTCCTTGAGGAGATAGCCAAGTTTAGAGCCGCGAGGAGGCTCTGGGCTTACATAATGAAGGAGTGGTTCAACGCCAAGAACCCGAGGAGCATGCTCCTGCGCTTCCACACTCAGACGGCCGGTTCTACTTTGACGGCCCAGCAGCCGGAGAACAACATAGTCAGGGTTGCCATTCAGGCTTTAGCCGCTGTGCTCGGCGGAACTCAGTCCCTGCACACCAACTCCTACGACGAGGCTCTTAGTCTCCCGACAGAGAAGAGCGTCAGGATAGCCCTCAGGACGCAGCAGATTATCGCCTACGAGAGCGGCGTCGTTGACACGATAGACCCGCTCGGAGGTTCGTACTACATCGAGTGGCTCACCGACCACATCTACGAAGAAGCTTTGAAGTACATCGAGAAGATTCAAAAGATGGGCGGCATGATGAGGGCCATTGAGAGGGGCTACATCCAGAAGGAGATCGCTGAGAGCGCCTACAAGTATCAGAAGGAAGTCGAGGAGAAGAAGCGCATCATCGTCGGCGTGAACGAGTTCATCGTTGATGAGCCGCTCGACGTCGAGATACTCAAGGTGGACCCGAGCATCAGGGAGAAGCAGATTGAGCGCCTTAAGAAGCTCCGCTCCGAGAGGGACAGCAAGAAGGTTGAAGAGGCCCTCGATAAGCTCAGGAGGGCGGCAGAAACCGAGGACGAGAACCTCATGCCCTACATCATCGAGGCCCACAGACACCTCGCGACCCTCGGAGAGGTCACCGACGTTCTCCGCGAGGTCTGGGGCGAGTATCGCGCTCCGCTGATATTCTGA